The Pirellulales bacterium DNA window CCGGAGCCACGCAAGCGGCGGAGGGCTTGGTCGTCAGCTCGTGCGACGGGCCGGCCCAGAAAGGGCCCGTCGAGCCTGTGTCTGCGGCGGCAACTCCCGGACCACCATTAGCGGGCTTACGAGAGCGGAGGGCACGGGGCTCGAACCCGCAACCGGTTTCCCGGCACGACATTTCCAGTGTCGCCGCTAGCCATTCGCTTACCCTCCGAGTTCATTCTCCGATCGCGATCCAAACGATTTGCGATCGTTCGGAAGTTGGCTTTCAGACCAATCTTAGCCGACGCGGCTGAGATTGCAAAGTCGGCGTCTTCGCTGCCTCGGGGCCACGAATGCGACCGGCATTAATCGCCGCGGTCGGCGAAACTGCGATGGGGGCGTCCTGGGTTATGGCCCGTTTTGGCTCCGTAAATGAGGATGTAACAGTATTTCGGGTTGTTTTGGCCGCGATTTGCGCGTAGAATGCCTCGGTTCCGATTTTTTCGCAGAAGCCTGTTTTTTTGCCGGGTTGCCGCAGCCATGAATTGCATGCCAGAGAATAAAGCGTGCTATCGTTCGGCTGTGTTGAATTCCCACCCGCCGGACCGCAAATAGGAATTGCCCCGCTTCAGATTGGTCTTGCCGCATGAGGTAAGACGATCTCGAGCGGGGTTGTCTCACCCGCTTGCAAGGTGGCCCGCACACGCGGCAGAGCGTGCTGGCAAGGCCCGATTCCCAGACCTGCAAGCCAAGCCACCTTTGCCAGGGTTCGAAGCCCGGCGAAGTCTGCCCGCTCTTCCACCGCAGCCAGCCATACCTCAACCTTCACCCTCACCCCCGCCCTTCCTCCGATGCGCCGCAACGACATCCGCAATATCGCCATCATCGCCCACGTCGACCACGGCAAGACCACTCTTGTCGACTGCCTGCTTCGGCAAAGCGGCGAATTCCGCGCCAGCCAATTGGTCGGCGAATGCATCCTCGATTCCAACGAATTGGAACGCGAGCGTGGCATCACGATCTTGGCGAAGAATATCGCGCTGCACTACAAGGATGTGAAGATCAATTTGATCGACACGCCCGGGCACGCCGATTTCGGCGGCGAAGTGGAGCGCGTGCTCCGATTGGCCGACGGTGCGCTGGTGTTGGTGGATGCGGCCGAGGGGCCGATGCCGCAAACCCGCTTTGTGCTCACCAAGGCGCTCGAATGCGGATTGCAACCGATCGTGGTGATCAACAAGATCGACCGCCCCGACGCGCGGGCGGAAGAGGTGCTCAACGAGGTGTTCGAGCTGTTCCTTGATCTGGGTGCCAACGACGAGTTGGCCGATTTCCCTTATATTTTCGCCACCGGCCGCGGCGGCTACGCCACGCACGATCCGTCCACCAAGACCGATTCGATCCATCCGCTGTTGGATATGGTGCTCGAGCGCGTTCCGGGGCCGGAGATCGACGAAAATGCCCCGCTGCAAATACTCGTCACCACGCTCGATTGGTCCGACTACGTTGGCCGAATCGCCATCGGCCGTATCCAATCGGGAACGCTGAAGCGCGGGCAAACGGTCGCCCTGATGCAGGCCGGCGATCGCACGGTGCCGGCCAAAGCCACGACCGTGTATCTATTCGACAAGCTTGGCCGCAGGGAAGTCGAGGAAGCGACGGCCGGCGACATCGCGGCCGTGGTCGGTCTGCCCGACGTCGAAATCGGCGACACGATCAGCGACGCCGCCACTCCCCGCGCGATGCCGCGTCTGGCGGTCGACGAGCCGACGCTGCAAATGGTGTTCTGCGTCAATACATCGCCGATGGCGGGCCGTAGCGGCAAGTATCTTACGACGCGGCATCTTCGCGACCGGCTCGAGCGCGAGCTGGAGCGCAATGTCGCGCTGCGCGTCGAAGCGATCGAAGGGACCGAAAGTTTTGCCGTCAGCGGCCGCGGATTGCTGCACCTGGGCGTGCTCATCGAAACGATGCGCCGCGAGGGATACGAACTGGCGATCGGCAAGCCGCGCGTGATCACACGCCAGGTAAACGGAATTACCGAAGAGCCGTTCGAAAGCCTCGTGATCGAAGTGCCGCACGAAAAGATGGGGCCGGTAATGGAATTGGTCGGC harbors:
- the typA gene encoding translational GTPase TypA, producing MRRNDIRNIAIIAHVDHGKTTLVDCLLRQSGEFRASQLVGECILDSNELERERGITILAKNIALHYKDVKINLIDTPGHADFGGEVERVLRLADGALVLVDAAEGPMPQTRFVLTKALECGLQPIVVINKIDRPDARAEEVLNEVFELFLDLGANDELADFPYIFATGRGGYATHDPSTKTDSIHPLLDMVLERVPGPEIDENAPLQILVTTLDWSDYVGRIAIGRIQSGTLKRGQTVALMQAGDRTVPAKATTVYLFDKLGRREVEEATAGDIAAVVGLPDVEIGDTISDAATPRAMPRLAVDEPTLQMVFCVNTSPMAGRSGKYLTTRHLRDRLERELERNVALRVEAIEGTESFAVSGRGLLHLGVLIETMRREGYELAIGKPRVITRQVNGITEEPFESLVIEVPHEKMGPVMELVGGRRARMIEMHNRGEFAHLLFSIPARGLIGLRTRLLNATQGTAVIHHRFEAYRPIEGEVPGRANGVLVSMTSGKAVAFGLDGLQDRAEMFIGPGEEVYEGMIVGENSRTGDMTVNPTKEKKLTNMRATGSDRNILLKPPRQLTLEAALEYIEEDELVEVTPDRIRLRKILRTEHERRREARQRA